In Schistosoma mansoni, WGS project CABG00000000 data, supercontig 0041, strain Puerto Rico, whole genome shotgun sequence, a single window of DNA contains:
- a CDS encoding tryptophanyl-tRNA synthetase, putative codes for MLNQCFSLRPLRNVYRHVNPIHHILPSQQVLLNAASRRNAFAVTGIQPSGKPHLGNYLGVIKPCVTYCRDSDVSQFFMLIADLHSLTSNNCNDLKHGIHELVATLLACGFEANSLKQIIFLQSSVPGHTELAWILSSVCSVLRLAHLPQWREKCGYFDSVSDVSTNNTSPINNIPDNASVGLFTYPTLQAADILLYGAHLVPVGADQITHIELARDLVRSAVHKWPSLSSILHLPNSLIFNAPKINNLTNPNKKMSKSDTSELGIIYLTDTPDHIYKKIKRAETDSIRKINYDHEKRPGVSNLLRILSAIQGREIEEILSTVANEWSKEDLKSKVSDALIQEFDPIQKRLHHLMNTEEGQSTIVNCLSHGSKQANQLATKRLDLIYSAIGCKIPVCKSYSSSHN; via the exons ATGCTTAATCAGTGCTTTAGTTTAAGACCTTTGAGGAATGTTTATCGTCACGTGAATCCAATTCATCACATCTTACCTTCTCAACAGGTACTTTTAAATGCAGCATCTAGACGGAATGCTTTCGCAGTTACCGGTATTCAACCAAGTGGTAAACCTCACCTCGGAAATTATCTTGGGGTCATAAAACCGTGTGTCACGTATTGTCGTGATAGTGATGTATCACAATTTTTTATGCTAATCGCAGATTTACATTCTCTTACATCAAACAATTGTAATGACCTAAAGCATGGTATTCATGAACTTGTGGCTACTCTGCTCGCATGTGGATTTGAAGCAAATTCTTTAAAGCAAATAATATTCCTTCAATCCTCTGTACCTGGACATACTGAACTAGCATGGATTTTATCATCAGTTTGCTCGGTCTTG AGGTTAGCTCATTTACCTCAATGGAGAGAAAAATGTGGATATTTTGACTCAGTATCTGATGTATCTACCAACAATACCTCaccaataaataatatccctGATAATGCTTCTGTTGGTTTATTTACTTATCCTACTTTACAAGCTGCTGATATACTACTTTATGGAGCACATTTAGTTCCTGTTGGAGCTGATCAAATAACTCATATTGAATTAGCACGTGATCTAGTTCGATCAGCTGTACATAAATGGCCATCATTATCATCTATTTTACATTTACCTAATAGTCTTATTTTTAATGCACCTAAA ATAAACAATCTAACAAAtccaaataaaaaaatgagtaaATCAGATACATCCGAATTAGGTATTATCTATTTAACTGATACACCAGatcatatttataaaaaaatcaaACGTGCTGAAACTGATTCTATTCGTAAAATTAATTATGATCATGAAAAACGTCCAGGCgtatcaaatttattaagaattCTATCTGCTATTCAG GGTCGTGAGATTGAAGAAATTCTATCTACAGTAGCTAATGAATGGAGTAAAGAAGATTTGAAATCTAAAGTATCAGATGCACTTATTCAAGAATTTGATCCAATTCAGAAACGACTACATCATCTTATGAATACAGAAGAAGGTCAATCTACTATAGTTAACTGTTTATCACATGGTTCAAAGCAAGCTAATCAATTGGCCACAAAACGTTTAGATCTAATTTATTCTGCCATTGGTTGTAAGATACCAGTTTGTAAAAGTTATTCTTCATCACACAACTAG